The genomic interval TCTAATATAGTGGAGTTCAGTTACGGCATCACTACAAATCGATTTTCCTTGATGTACCTGTAGCTTTTCTAAGGTTCGTGAAAGCGAAGTAAAGATCCAAAGAATCAAGAAAGCATCCAAAAATGCATCCGGAAGGACAAGAAATAGTCTTGCTTTCCCTGAGATGTCATTTATTGTCCCAACATTTTCTGAGATACTGAGTAATTCTGATGCCACAAAGTATGTTACTCCGAGAAGAAGCACCTTTGTGGTTAGACCTCCTAGCGTAGGTCGTACGACACCATATCCCATAGAAACCGTAAGAATAAGAAGACGTGAGACACTTTTTCTGACAGCTCTGACAGTGACAACCCAAGTTGTTATTCCTACAGGCCTTATGCCAGTCTCATTAAAACTTAAGTACTCAAAGTACCAAAGAGTCATTTCAAACAACCCCAGAGCAATAACTAATGAAATACAATTCTGGAGAGGTAAAATATCCTTCCAGAACCGAACATATTGAGAAAACCAAATGAAACTGAGAGCCAAATACGCCAGAGAAATGAACAAGTAAAAATCCATCAATGGTGCCATCCTTCCAGGCAAGTAACCATCAGGATTTTTCCAGATTGTCTTCCCACTCATTGTGAGTCCTTTTAGCTTAGGATCACAAGAGATGAAGAACAAGTTATACATTCCAGTCTTTGTTATGTTAACCAGATCAGGAGACATCTTTGCGGATAAAAGATCTGCATTGAAGTGTGTACTAAGTATAACTGGCCAGTTTGGATCCACTAAAGATGGTCTTCTGATGACCTCTCCTTCCTTACACCCCTCAAGATTAGCAAGATCAGGAGTGCAACATATGGCCCTCTGCCCACCATATGCAGATCCACCAATATTGTCACGGTCAGCTGCCTCAAATATAATTGCCTGGATTAATCCTGTACTGTGCTCTGTGTTTGGATGCTGCTTAGCTGACTCCTTACTCCTCCAGAATGTGATGCTGCTGAACCTGCAACAATAAATCAATTAATGGATGTACATCTAGCAGTCCAACGAGAAACATAATCAATCAAAAGTGTTGAGCCTTAGAAATATCTACTtaaacagaagaagaaaaaatagtgTACTAGTTTCTTGAGCAAACATCAGTTCAATTAGCACAAACataggattcaaagttaaagGAAGCATAACCACATGAAGCTTTAGTTGCACAATTAGAGTTACCATGGTCAAAAAATGAATTTTCACCTCCAGAATCACTGTCAGTAATTGAATGATTATCACAACCTATTCTTATTCTATCATCTTTGTGATCTCCTTGCAAGTCTATGAGTTACACTGAGTACCAAGTCACCAGCTTATCTCTTAATTGTAACTTCATTGACAGAAACCGTTACATATCTTCCTGTCATCTGACATTTTTGGAGTTCGCGGGTACTAAAGCTTAATCTGATCATTCTTACAAACGGTAAATGTTCATAGACATCCACATCTGTATCATCATCTAAAATAATCTAGTATGAGTTAGATCCAATTACTATGGTGATGGTACTAGAAGTCTTGATGGTTTCAGTTACTAAGTAAACAGTCCACTTATCAGGAGCACAAGAACCAGATTGATGTTGTAAAGAGGCAAATCCTACTATCAAAGCATAACGGGAAATCTTTATAACACAACATACAAGCACATTTCAGACCTATCCTTTCTGGCAAGCAGATTCATAATGTTTATGTTAAACTGGATTTTTTTTTCCTGGCTAACTTGGGCCATATTCTAAATGcttacattttttttt from Zingiber officinale cultivar Zhangliang chromosome 6B, Zo_v1.1, whole genome shotgun sequence carries:
- the LOC121992984 gene encoding transmembrane protein 87A-like, translated to MDLAAAIAVILFAAAAVPRTSGSIHSYELEPFKEVGNAVLLSGGSEGIAASHIDARGPYGIGDGRAYIRFSSITFWRSKESAKQHPNTEHSTGLIQAIIFEAADRDNIGGSAYGGQRAICCTPDLANLEGCKEGEVIRRPSLVDPNWPVILSTHFNADLLSAKMSPDLVNITKTGMYNLFFISCDPKLKGLTMSGKTIWKNPDGYLPGRMAPLMDFYLFISLAYLALSFIWFSQYVRFWKDILPLQNCISLVIALGLFEMTLWYFEYLSFNETGIRPVGITTWVVTVRAVRKSVSRLLILTVSMGYGVVRPTLGGLTTKVLLLGVTYFVASELLSISENVGTINDISGKARLFLVLPDAFLDAFLILWIFTSLSRTLEKLQARKSTVKLDIYRKFTNALAVVVIASVAWIGYEVYFKATDPFSERWQSAWIITAFWDVLSFLLLSVMCYLWAPSQSSQRYAYSGEVGEDDEEAQSLTKGTSDGNIGLVRIDGKERNRDHDDDDEDAAEDKQE